One window of Sinorhizobium numidicum genomic DNA carries:
- a CDS encoding GNAT family N-acetyltransferase: MKTVSIEVRPGEPREAAAIADVHRVSWLQAYAGIIPHRPLIQMVNRRDEIWWRKATRGPATLLVVDVAGTIAGYATLGLSRARALPQEGEIYEIYLRPEYQGIGLGRVLFGEAKSLLKSLGCKGLVVWCLEESEHACSFFQTAGGRDIAEGMEDFGDKYLKKVGFVWN, translated from the coding sequence ATGAAGACTGTTTCGATCGAGGTCAGGCCCGGGGAGCCACGTGAGGCGGCGGCAATCGCCGACGTGCATCGCGTGTCCTGGCTGCAAGCCTATGCCGGCATCATCCCGCACCGCCCGCTGATCCAGATGGTCAACCGGCGCGACGAAATCTGGTGGCGCAAGGCAACGCGCGGCCCGGCAACGCTGTTGGTCGTCGACGTGGCGGGAACCATCGCCGGCTACGCGACGCTCGGCCTCAGCCGCGCACGGGCGCTGCCACAGGAAGGCGAAATCTACGAGATCTATCTCCGCCCGGAATATCAGGGAATCGGCCTCGGGCGCGTTCTCTTCGGCGAGGCGAAGAGCCTTCTGAAGTCGCTCGGCTGCAAGGGTCTGGTCGTCTGGTGCCTGGAAGAAAGCGAACATGCCTGCAGCTTTTTCCAAACGGCCGGCGGCCGAGACATCGCCGAAGGCATGGAAGATTTCGGCGATAAATACCTGAAGAAGGTCGGCTTCGTCTGGAACTGA
- a CDS encoding DUF167 domain-containing protein, with the protein MARGALTGFDDHVRLTVRLTPNGGRDAIDGFVSAADGEDYLKVRVRAVPEKGKANQALIAFLAKAFGIAKNRISLIAGDTQRKKILRIEADPEDINKRLAEIVGETG; encoded by the coding sequence ATGGCACGCGGCGCCCTCACCGGTTTCGACGATCATGTTCGCCTGACCGTCCGCCTGACGCCGAACGGCGGCCGCGATGCGATCGACGGGTTCGTAAGTGCCGCAGACGGGGAGGACTATCTCAAGGTTCGCGTGCGTGCCGTGCCGGAGAAGGGAAAGGCGAACCAGGCCTTGATTGCCTTCCTTGCCAAGGCATTCGGTATTGCAAAGAACAGGATCTCGCTCATTGCCGGCGACACGCAGCGCAAAAAAATCCTCCGGATCGAGGCCGATCCGGAGGATATCAACAAACGTCTGGCCGAAATCGTCGGCGAGACTGGATAA
- a CDS encoding alkaline phosphatase D family protein, whose protein sequence is MAAARNTLTRRTFLLSAGAAGLGASSGLATPFYARGYGRPEFLHGVQSGDVDTQSGMIWTRVDRPARVTVDYSTTESFSNAVRLADVDATPQTDCAVKYRLDNLLPDQDIFYRFSAVDLHDGNRVSEPIVGRFRTAPLRRRSVRFVWSGDTAGQGWGIDEVGMKTYSTMRLHEPDFFIHSGDTIYADNPIPDEIKLRDGGMWKNRIVTPEKRDVARTLEEYRGQWKYNLLDTHVRDLNAVCPTFYQWDDHEVLNNWSASTDLRDDPRYPEKDVAVYAARAARAFHEMTPIRTLPTQPGRIFRKIAYGPLLDVFFVDLRSYRGPNQGEGDAGLFGWRQADWLKRELAASRATWKVIACDMPIGLVVWDDYAEKRGSDAIANGDDGAPSGREAEFADILRFIRDNGIDNLVWLTADVHYTAAHHYDPSRAAFKDFLPFWEFVSGPLHSGTYGPKELDMTFGPEVRFIKASGGAIDSNLPPSAGLQFFGIVDINGQSRQMTVRLMDRRDQELWRVTLDPAAVA, encoded by the coding sequence TTGGCTGCTGCTCGAAATACGCTTACCAGGCGCACTTTCCTCTTATCCGCCGGTGCGGCCGGCCTCGGCGCCTCTTCGGGGCTTGCGACGCCCTTTTATGCCCGCGGCTACGGGAGGCCGGAATTTCTGCATGGCGTGCAGTCCGGTGATGTCGATACGCAATCGGGCATGATCTGGACGCGGGTCGACCGACCGGCGCGTGTCACGGTGGACTATTCGACCACAGAGAGCTTTTCGAATGCCGTGCGGCTCGCCGATGTCGACGCGACGCCGCAGACCGATTGCGCGGTCAAATACCGCCTCGACAATTTGCTGCCGGACCAGGACATTTTCTACCGCTTCTCAGCGGTCGATCTCCATGACGGCAATCGTGTTTCGGAGCCGATCGTCGGGCGGTTCCGTACCGCTCCCTTGCGCAGACGATCCGTGCGCTTCGTCTGGTCCGGCGACACGGCCGGCCAGGGATGGGGGATCGACGAGGTCGGCATGAAGACCTATTCGACCATGCGCCTGCACGAGCCGGATTTCTTCATCCATTCCGGCGATACGATCTATGCCGACAACCCGATTCCCGACGAGATCAAGCTCAGGGACGGCGGCATGTGGAAGAACAGGATCGTCACGCCCGAGAAGCGCGACGTCGCCCGCACGCTCGAGGAATATCGCGGTCAATGGAAATACAACCTGCTTGACACCCATGTGCGCGATTTGAACGCCGTCTGCCCGACCTTTTACCAATGGGACGATCACGAGGTGCTCAACAACTGGTCGGCCTCCACCGACCTTCGCGACGATCCGCGCTATCCGGAGAAGGACGTGGCGGTCTATGCCGCCAGGGCCGCGCGCGCTTTCCATGAGATGACGCCGATCCGCACCCTGCCGACGCAGCCGGGACGCATCTTCCGCAAGATCGCCTACGGGCCGTTGCTCGACGTGTTCTTCGTCGATCTGCGCTCCTATCGCGGCCCGAACCAGGGGGAGGGCGATGCCGGCCTTTTCGGTTGGCGCCAGGCGGATTGGCTGAAGCGCGAGCTTGCCGCCTCGCGCGCCACCTGGAAGGTGATCGCCTGCGACATGCCGATCGGTCTCGTCGTCTGGGACGATTATGCTGAGAAGCGTGGATCGGATGCGATTGCCAACGGAGACGACGGCGCGCCGTCGGGACGCGAGGCGGAATTCGCCGATATTCTCCGCTTCATCCGCGACAACGGGATCGACAATCTCGTCTGGCTGACGGCGGATGTTCACTACACGGCAGCACATCACTACGATCCGTCGCGCGCCGCGTTCAAGGATTTCCTGCCCTTCTGGGAGTTCGTCTCCGGCCCCTTGCACTCCGGCACCTATGGGCCGAAGGAGCTCGACATGACCTTCGGGCCGGAAGTCCGGTTCATAAAAGCGTCCGGCGGCGCCATCGATAGCAACCTGCCGCCGTCCGCAGGTCTGCAATTCTTCGGTATCGTCGATATCAACGGCCAGTCGCGGCAGATGACCGTGCGGCTGATGGACCGGCGGGACCAGGAACTTTGGCGCGTGACACTCGATCCCGCGGCGGTTGCGTGA
- a CDS encoding TerB family tellurite resistance protein encodes MFERFRAFLEELTGSAARIDKGDPRVAVIGLCFQVMEADGAVRTSERRKMRAVIKEHYQLDDAALNALVEAGETAESEAIDFFQFTSEIKRHLSEEQRIELVGKLWEIVYADGLRSEMEDHVIWRIADLLGVSGRDRVLKRQQAAAKINAVEEENEAQQES; translated from the coding sequence ATGTTTGAACGGTTTCGAGCGTTTCTCGAGGAACTGACGGGGTCCGCCGCGCGAATCGACAAGGGCGACCCCCGCGTCGCGGTGATCGGACTCTGCTTCCAAGTCATGGAAGCGGACGGCGCGGTCCGCACCTCGGAGCGCCGCAAGATGAGGGCGGTCATCAAGGAGCACTACCAGCTTGACGATGCGGCCCTCAATGCGCTGGTCGAGGCAGGCGAGACCGCCGAAAGCGAGGCGATCGACTTCTTTCAATTCACCTCCGAGATCAAGCGCCACCTTTCGGAGGAACAGCGCATCGAGCTTGTCGGCAAGCTGTGGGAAATCGTCTATGCCGACGGCCTGCGCAGCGAGATGGAGGATCACGTGATTTGGAGGATCGCTGATCTTCTGGGCGTGTCCGGACGCGACCGGGTCTTGAAACGGCAGCAGGCAGCCGCCAAGATCAATGCGGTGGAGGAGGAGAACGAGGCGCAACAGGAAAGCTGA
- a CDS encoding heme biosynthesis protein HemY, translating into MIRILFFILLVLCLALGFAWLADRPGELSLIWQGQRIEMSLMRAASILITLVAAVLIVIWLIRTIWLSPHTVTRYFRARKRDRGYQALSTGLIAAGAGDAGRARKMAARAQGLINADREPLIHLLEAQTALIEGKYDDARRKFELMADDPETRELGLRGLYLEAKRLGATEAARQYAERAAEKAPQLPWATLATLDHHSQVGQWDEAIRLLDQSRAAHVLDRKEADRKKAVLLTARAMSKLDTDTKAARDDALAALKLEGRLVPAALVAAKALFREGNLRKGASILERIWKEEPHPDIARLYVRARGGDSAVDRLKRAKRLESLRSNNAVALAAVAEAALEARELPLARVKAEAAARLAPTESVFLLLADIEEADTGDESRMRHWMAQALRSPRDPAWTADGVTSPSWLPVSPVSGRLDAFEWKAPPSQLSGSIEDGHLSADEAIRSLPPVSAAQHAPAREAPGATSADSAPTIVEAEREPEIKVPERKETVAMPAKSKEPISDEEADPFFGRPPDDPGVRERASEESSKANFRLF; encoded by the coding sequence ATGATCCGGATACTGTTCTTCATCCTGCTTGTCCTCTGTCTCGCTCTCGGTTTTGCATGGCTCGCGGATCGCCCGGGGGAATTGTCGCTGATCTGGCAGGGGCAGCGCATCGAAATGAGCCTGATGCGCGCCGCTTCCATCCTGATTACGCTCGTCGCCGCGGTCCTGATCGTGATCTGGCTGATCCGGACGATTTGGCTGTCACCGCATACCGTCACCCGCTACTTTCGCGCTCGCAAGCGCGACCGAGGCTACCAGGCGCTTTCGACCGGGCTGATTGCAGCCGGCGCCGGAGACGCCGGTCGCGCCCGCAAGATGGCGGCGCGCGCGCAAGGCCTGATCAATGCCGATCGGGAGCCGCTCATTCATCTGCTTGAGGCGCAGACGGCGCTCATCGAAGGCAAATACGACGACGCGCGCAGGAAATTCGAGCTGATGGCGGATGATCCGGAAACGCGGGAGCTCGGCTTGCGCGGACTTTACCTCGAGGCCAAGCGGCTCGGCGCCACCGAGGCCGCGCGCCAATATGCGGAGCGCGCTGCCGAAAAGGCGCCGCAGCTGCCATGGGCGACGCTCGCAACCCTCGATCACCACAGCCAGGTCGGCCAATGGGACGAGGCGATCCGCCTCCTCGATCAAAGCCGCGCCGCGCACGTTCTGGACCGGAAGGAGGCGGACAGGAAAAAAGCCGTGCTCCTGACCGCGCGTGCGATGAGCAAGCTCGACACTGATACGAAGGCGGCGCGCGACGATGCCCTGGCGGCGCTGAAGCTCGAAGGCCGGCTGGTGCCTGCCGCGCTCGTCGCCGCAAAGGCGCTGTTTCGCGAGGGCAATTTGCGCAAGGGCGCTTCGATCCTCGAAAGGATCTGGAAAGAGGAGCCGCATCCGGATATCGCGCGGCTTTATGTGCGGGCACGCGGCGGCGATTCCGCCGTCGATCGCTTGAAGCGCGCAAAGAGGCTCGAATCCTTGCGCAGCAACAATGCCGTTGCTCTGGCAGCAGTTGCCGAAGCAGCGCTCGAGGCACGCGAACTTCCGCTTGCCCGGGTAAAGGCGGAGGCGGCCGCGCGGCTTGCGCCGACCGAAAGTGTTTTTCTGCTGCTCGCCGACATCGAGGAGGCGGATACCGGCGACGAGAGCCGCATGCGCCACTGGATGGCGCAGGCGCTGCGCAGTCCCCGCGACCCGGCCTGGACCGCCGACGGCGTCACTTCGCCGTCATGGCTGCCGGTCTCGCCGGTCAGCGGCCGGCTGGACGCCTTCGAGTGGAAAGCGCCGCCGTCGCAGCTTTCGGGCTCGATCGAGGATGGTCATCTGAGCGCCGACGAGGCGATCCGCAGCCTGCCGCCGGTATCGGCCGCGCAGCATGCGCCAGCGCGCGAAGCGCCGGGAGCGACATCTGCAGACTCGGCTCCGACCATTGTCGAAGCCGAGCGCGAGCCAGAGATAAAGGTCCCTGAACGGAAGGAAACCGTTGCCATGCCGGCCAAGAGCAAGGAGCCGATTTCCGACGAGGAGGCGGATCCTTTCTTCGGCCGCCCTCCGGACGATCCCGGCGTTCGCGAGCGGGCGTCGGAGGAGAGTAGCAAGGCGAATTTCCGGTTGTTCTAG
- the ppa gene encoding inorganic diphosphatase, which translates to MRIDAISIGKNPPEDVNVIVEVPVGGHPIKYEMDKEAGTLVVDRFLYTPMTYPGNYGFVPHTLSDDGDPIDVLICNTRPLVPGCVINVRPIGVMMMEDNSGQDEKIIAVPSAHLTKRYDKVHDYTDLPEITLKQIEHFFEHYKDLEPGKWVKIFGWKDAGMAKQLIKEAVERAKAKK; encoded by the coding sequence ATGCGGATCGACGCGATTTCCATCGGAAAGAATCCACCGGAAGATGTCAATGTGATCGTGGAAGTTCCGGTTGGCGGGCATCCGATCAAGTACGAAATGGACAAGGAAGCCGGCACGCTGGTGGTTGATCGCTTCCTCTACACGCCGATGACCTATCCGGGTAACTACGGTTTCGTTCCGCACACGCTGTCAGACGATGGCGACCCGATCGATGTCCTGATCTGCAATACCCGTCCGCTGGTGCCGGGCTGCGTCATCAATGTCCGCCCGATCGGCGTGATGATGATGGAAGATAATTCCGGCCAGGACGAAAAGATCATCGCGGTGCCGTCGGCCCACCTGACCAAGCGCTACGACAAGGTCCATGATTACACTGACCTGCCGGAAATCACGCTCAAGCAGATCGAGCACTTCTTCGAGCACTACAAGGATCTGGAGCCCGGCAAATGGGTGAAGATCTTCGGCTGGAAGGATGCGGGCATGGCCAAGCAGTTGATCAAGGAAGCGGTCGAGCGCGCCAAAGCGAAGAAGTAA
- a CDS encoding glutamine amidotransferase, whose product MFAEPRDAKRPILIVLHQERSSAGRVGHILEQKGFTLDIRRPALGDALPPTLEAHSGTIVFGGPMSANDEEEFVRREIDWLSVPLLENKPYLGICLGAQMLARNLGGKVAAHHEGMTEIGWYPLTATEAGKALMDWPAMVYHFHREGFDLPKGAELLATGETYPNQAFRYGENAWGIQFHGELTRAMMHRWVVHGAHRFVLPGAQMGKAHLDGRMQHDAPLRTWMENFLELIFLGGEPLAPVRT is encoded by the coding sequence ATGTTCGCAGAGCCCCGCGACGCCAAGAGACCCATCCTCATTGTCTTGCATCAGGAGCGATCGAGCGCCGGCCGCGTCGGGCACATCCTTGAGCAGAAGGGTTTTACCCTTGACATTCGGCGCCCGGCCCTCGGCGATGCGCTGCCGCCGACGCTGGAGGCCCATTCGGGCACGATCGTCTTCGGCGGCCCCATGAGCGCAAACGACGAGGAAGAATTCGTCCGCCGCGAAATCGATTGGCTGTCCGTGCCGCTTCTCGAAAACAAGCCCTATCTCGGCATCTGCCTCGGTGCGCAGATGCTCGCCCGCAATCTCGGCGGCAAGGTTGCCGCTCACCACGAAGGCATGACCGAAATCGGCTGGTATCCGTTGACGGCGACCGAAGCCGGCAAGGCGCTGATGGACTGGCCGGCCATGGTCTATCACTTTCATCGCGAAGGGTTCGATCTTCCGAAAGGGGCCGAGCTGCTGGCGACCGGCGAAACCTATCCAAATCAGGCCTTCCGCTACGGCGAGAACGCCTGGGGGATCCAGTTTCACGGCGAGCTGACGCGGGCGATGATGCATCGCTGGGTGGTTCACGGCGCCCACCGTTTCGTCCTGCCCGGCGCGCAGATGGGCAAGGCCCACCTCGACGGACGAATGCAGCACGACGCACCGCTGCGAACCTGGATGGAGAATTTTCTCGAGCTGATCTTCCTGGGTGGCGAGCCGCTCGCTCCTGTCCGCACATAG
- a CDS encoding YggT family protein: protein MLAVIGTLNFIINIAWFLIIASAIFSWLYAFNVINVNNQAINMIGRSLYQLTEPLYRPIRRVLPDMGGVDLSPLVVLVILYFIQLFLNTTIAPALLR, encoded by the coding sequence ATGCTTGCTGTCATCGGCACCTTGAATTTCATAATCAATATCGCGTGGTTTCTGATCATCGCGTCGGCGATTTTCTCCTGGCTCTATGCGTTCAACGTCATCAACGTGAACAACCAGGCGATCAACATGATCGGCCGCTCGCTCTATCAGTTGACCGAACCGCTCTATCGCCCGATCCGTCGCGTGCTGCCGGATATGGGCGGCGTCGACCTTTCGCCGCTCGTCGTGCTGGTGATCCTCTATTTCATTCAACTCTTCCTGAACACGACGATAGCCCCGGCACTGCTCCGATGA
- the typA gene encoding translational GTPase TypA encodes MSIRNIAIIAHVDHGKTTLVDELLKQSGSFRDNQRVAERMMDSNELEKERGITILAKATSVEWKGVRINIVDTPGHADFGGEVERILSMVDGAIVLVDAAEGPMPQTKFVVGKALKVGLRPIVAINKIDRPDARHEEVINEVFDLFAALDATDEQLDFPILYGSGRNGWMNVAPEGPQDQGLAPLLDLVLDHVPEPSVGEGPFRMIGTILEANPFLGRIITGRIHSGSIKPNQAVKVLGQDGKLLETGRISKILAFRGIERQPIEEAHAGDIVAIAGLSKGTVADTFCDPAVAEPLKAQPIDPPTVTMSFLVNDSPLAGTEGDKVTSRVIRDRLFKEAEGNVALKIEESSEKDSFFVSGRGELQLAVLIETMRREGFELAVSRPRVVMHKDEKGQLLEPIEEVVIDVDEEHSGVVVQKMSERKAEMAELRPSGGNRVRLVFFAPTRGLIGYQSELLTDTRGTAIMNRLFHDYQPYKGEIGGRVNGVLLSNDAGESVAYAMFNLEDRGPMIIDAGEKVYAGMIIGIHTRDNDLEVNVLKGKKLTNMRASGKDEAVKLTPPIRMTLDRALSWIQDDELVEVTPKSIRLRKMYLDPNERKRFEKARTAGAA; translated from the coding sequence ATGAGCATTCGTAACATCGCGATCATCGCGCACGTCGACCATGGGAAAACCACTCTCGTTGACGAACTCCTGAAGCAGTCCGGTTCCTTCCGCGACAACCAGCGTGTCGCCGAGCGCATGATGGATTCCAACGAGCTGGAAAAGGAACGCGGCATCACCATCCTTGCCAAGGCGACATCGGTCGAGTGGAAGGGCGTGCGCATCAACATCGTCGACACGCCCGGCCACGCCGACTTCGGCGGCGAGGTCGAACGCATTCTGTCCATGGTGGACGGCGCCATCGTTCTGGTCGACGCTGCCGAAGGTCCGATGCCGCAGACGAAATTCGTCGTCGGCAAGGCGCTCAAGGTCGGCCTTCGTCCGATCGTGGCGATCAACAAGATCGACCGTCCCGATGCCCGTCACGAGGAAGTTATCAACGAGGTGTTCGATCTCTTCGCGGCGCTCGATGCGACCGATGAGCAGCTCGACTTCCCGATTCTCTACGGTTCGGGCCGCAACGGCTGGATGAACGTCGCGCCGGAAGGACCGCAGGACCAGGGTCTGGCACCGCTTCTCGATCTCGTTCTCGATCACGTCCCGGAGCCGAGCGTCGGCGAAGGTCCATTCCGGATGATCGGCACCATTCTCGAAGCCAACCCCTTCCTCGGCCGCATCATCACCGGGCGCATCCATTCCGGTTCGATCAAACCGAACCAGGCCGTCAAGGTGTTGGGGCAGGACGGCAAGCTACTCGAAACCGGTCGCATCTCAAAGATCCTCGCTTTCCGCGGCATCGAGCGTCAGCCGATCGAGGAAGCGCATGCGGGCGACATCGTCGCGATCGCCGGCCTTTCCAAGGGCACCGTCGCCGACACATTCTGTGACCCGGCCGTCGCCGAGCCGTTGAAGGCGCAGCCGATCGATCCGCCGACGGTCACCATGTCCTTCCTCGTCAACGATTCGCCGCTCGCTGGCACCGAAGGCGACAAGGTCACCTCGCGCGTCATTCGCGACCGCCTGTTCAAGGAAGCCGAAGGCAACGTCGCGCTGAAGATCGAGGAATCCTCCGAGAAGGATTCATTCTTTGTCTCCGGCCGTGGCGAACTGCAGCTTGCGGTCCTGATCGAAACGATGCGCCGCGAAGGCTTCGAGCTTGCCGTATCGCGTCCGCGCGTCGTCATGCACAAGGACGAGAAAGGACAGCTTCTTGAGCCGATCGAAGAAGTCGTTATCGACGTCGATGAAGAACATTCCGGCGTCGTCGTGCAGAAGATGTCCGAACGCAAGGCCGAAATGGCCGAGCTTCGTCCGTCCGGCGGCAACCGCGTCCGGCTCGTGTTCTTCGCGCCGACCCGCGGCCTCATCGGCTACCAGTCCGAACTTCTGACCGACACGCGCGGCACGGCGATCATGAACCGCCTGTTCCACGACTACCAGCCTTACAAGGGTGAGATCGGCGGCCGGGTGAACGGTGTTCTGCTCTCCAATGATGCCGGCGAATCCGTGGCTTACGCGATGTTCAATCTGGAAGATCGCGGCCCGATGATCATCGACGCTGGCGAGAAGGTCTATGCCGGCATGATCATCGGCATTCACACGCGCGACAATGATCTGGAAGTGAACGTGCTTAAGGGCAAGAAGCTCACCAACATGCGTGCATCCGGCAAGGACGAGGCGGTAAAGCTGACGCCGCCGATCCGCATGACGCTCGATCGGGCGCTGTCGTGGATCCAGGACGACGAACTGGTCGAGGTCACCCCGAAGTCGATCCGGCTTCGCAAGATGTATCTCGATCCGAACGAGCGCAAGCGCTTCGAAAAGGCCCGCACCGCCGGCGCGGCGTAA
- a CDS encoding amidase → MPRSDSPSRDRLETILARLEQRRNEERVFVKLYPETARPEADAADRRLQEGKSLGPLDGRIVSIKDLFDVAGEPTLAGSIIRRNASPASADAAIVRRLRAAGAVVIGKTHMTEFAFTAVGLNPHYPLPGNTFDASLIPGGSSSGAAVSVAEGTSEIAIGSDTGGSVRIPAALNGLVGFKPTARRVPLDGAFPLSPSLDSIGPLARSVADCALADAIMAGDTPKPLAPLSLKGLKIGIPKGVLLENLAPDIAEAFETSLQMLSRAGAKLAECNVDDLLAHFAVATSIGSVAGLEASRIHANWLLDENAAVDIRVKSTLRRLAVPDAAVENLLTTRQRLMRAMDERLTPYDMIVLPTTPIAAVPISAVEDDEREYRRVEDLLLRNTEVANQFDLNAVTLPLRGTRLPAGLMLIGRSGTDGMVMAAALSAETLLQAG, encoded by the coding sequence TTGCCTCGATCGGACAGTCCCTCTCGTGACCGGCTCGAAACCATTCTCGCGCGGCTGGAGCAGCGCCGGAACGAAGAGCGGGTCTTCGTAAAACTCTACCCGGAAACGGCCCGCCCTGAAGCGGACGCCGCCGACCGAAGGCTGCAGGAGGGAAAAAGCCTTGGACCGCTCGACGGCCGGATCGTCTCGATCAAGGACCTCTTCGATGTCGCCGGCGAGCCGACCCTTGCCGGCTCCATCATCCGCCGCAATGCGTCGCCGGCGAGCGCGGACGCAGCGATCGTCCGACGGCTGCGCGCGGCCGGCGCCGTCGTCATCGGCAAGACGCACATGACCGAGTTCGCCTTCACCGCCGTCGGCCTCAATCCGCATTATCCGCTGCCAGGCAACACGTTCGATGCGAGCCTCATTCCCGGCGGCTCCTCTTCCGGTGCGGCCGTATCGGTCGCGGAAGGCACGAGCGAGATCGCCATCGGCTCCGATACCGGCGGCTCGGTGCGCATCCCGGCGGCCCTGAACGGTCTCGTCGGCTTCAAGCCGACAGCCCGCCGCGTGCCCTTGGATGGCGCCTTCCCCTTATCGCCGAGTCTCGATTCGATCGGCCCGCTCGCCCGTTCGGTCGCCGATTGTGCGCTTGCCGACGCGATCATGGCTGGCGACACGCCAAAGCCGCTTGCGCCGCTGTCGCTCAAGGGCTTGAAAATCGGCATTCCAAAGGGCGTTCTTCTCGAAAATCTCGCGCCGGACATCGCCGAGGCATTCGAAACAAGCCTGCAAATGCTCTCCCGCGCCGGGGCAAAGCTTGCCGAATGCAACGTCGATGACCTCCTCGCGCACTTCGCCGTGGCGACGTCGATCGGCTCCGTCGCCGGGCTCGAAGCGAGCCGCATCCATGCGAACTGGCTATTGGACGAGAACGCCGCGGTCGACATCCGCGTGAAATCCACCCTCCGCCGCCTCGCGGTGCCCGACGCCGCAGTCGAAAACCTGCTGACAACGCGCCAGCGTCTGATGCGCGCAATGGACGAGCGGCTGACGCCCTATGACATGATCGTGCTGCCGACGACGCCGATCGCCGCTGTCCCGATCTCCGCCGTGGAAGACGACGAGAGAGAATACCGGCGCGTCGAGGATCTGCTCTTGCGCAATACCGAGGTCGCCAACCAGTTTGACCTCAACGCCGTCACGCTGCCGCTACGGGGCACGAGACTGCCGGCAGGATTGATGCTGATCGGCCGAAGCGGAACCGACGGGATGGTGATGGCTGCGGCTCTGTCAGCTGAGACGTTGCTGCAGGCTGGTTAA
- a CDS encoding KTSC domain-containing protein, with product MPVLQASATLESSVIRRVKYDIPHRTLSIWFVGRRGAYRYYDVPKRVYEELTEADSPGRYFNEHIRDRYEFTH from the coding sequence ATGCCAGTCCTGCAAGCCTCTGCAACGCTGGAATCGTCTGTGATCAGGCGCGTTAAGTACGACATACCCCATCGGACGTTGAGCATCTGGTTCGTAGGCAGACGCGGCGCTTATCGTTACTACGATGTTCCAAAGCGCGTTTATGAGGAGTTGACAGAGGCAGACTCCCCGGGCCGCTACTTCAACGAGCACATAAGAGACCGGTACGAATTCACTCACTAG
- a CDS encoding IS630 family transposase (programmed frameshift), with the protein MTRPLSNDLRDRVLAAVLSGETSRVVAARFGVAVSSVVKWSQRYRATGSGAPGKMGGHRKRILEPHRAFIAERLNQNPHLTLHGLKDELARRGVTVSHNTIWEFIRREGLRFKKTLFALEQARADIARRRERWKTFQRNLDPERLVFIDETWIKTNMTPLRGWGPKGKRLRAFAPHGHWRTLTFLGALRSDRLTAPCVFDGPINGQCFRAYVEQQLVPALKPGDIVIMDNLGSHKSAAIRQIIKAAGARLWFLPPYSPDLNPIEQAFSKIKHWMRQAQKRTVEDAWRHIGALVQTIEPHECSNYLANAGYASVKT; encoded by the exons ATGACGCGACCCTTATCGAACGACCTTCGCGACCGCGTTTTGGCAGCGGTTTTGAGCGGCGAGACCAGCCGTGTGGTGGCGGCGCGCTTCGGAGTTGCCGTCTCGTCCGTGGTGAAATGGTCGCAGCGCTATCGTGCGACCGGTTCTGGCGCACCGGGCAAGATGGGCGGGCATCGCAAGCGTATTCTGGAACCGCATCGCGCTTTCATTGCCGAGCGGCTCAATCAGAACCCGCATCTGACGCTGCATGGCTTGAAGGATGAACTGGCAAGACGCGGCGTCACGGTCTCCCACAATACGATCTGGGAATTCATCCGGCGCGAGGGACTGCGCTTC AAAAAAACCCTGTTCGCCCTTGAGCAAGCCCGCGCCGACATCGCTCGCAGGCGGGAGCGATGGAAGACCTTTCAGCGCAATCTCGATCCTGAGCGGCTGGTCTTTATCGACGAGACCTGGATCAAGACCAACATGACACCGCTTCGAGGCTGGGGACCAAAGGGCAAGCGCCTGCGTGCCTTTGCTCCGCACGGCCACTGGCGGACGCTGACCTTCCTCGGTGCCTTGCGCAGCGATCGGCTGACTGCTCCCTGTGTCTTCGACGGACCGATCAACGGCCAGTGTTTCCGCGCCTATGTCGAGCAACAGCTCGTGCCCGCGCTCAAACCCGGCGATATCGTCATCATGGACAATCTCGGCAGCCACAAATCGGCAGCTATCCGGCAGATCATAAAGGCGGCCGGTGCACGGCTCTGGTTCCTGCCGCCCTATTCGCCGGATCTCAATCCGATCGAGCAGGCTTTCTCCAAGATCAAGCACTGGATGCGGCAGGCCCAGAAGCGAACCGTCGAAGACGCCTGGCGACACATCGGAGCGCTCGTCCAGACAATCGAACCACACGAATGCTCAAACTATCTGGCCAACGCAGGCTACGCTTCCGTCAAAACATGA